A single region of the Plantactinospora soyae genome encodes:
- a CDS encoding MaoC family dehydratase, with protein MDLSPRTYRITRADLVRYAGASGDFNPIHWSDRFATKVGLPGVIAHGMFTMALVGRAVTEWAGSPDAVVEYGVRFTRPVVVPDDDEGTEIEVTAVVRDTGEPGLTRLDLTATCHGEKVLAQARAVIRTPA; from the coding sequence ATGGATCTGTCTCCCCGGACCTACCGGATCACCCGCGCGGACCTGGTCCGCTACGCGGGAGCCTCGGGCGACTTCAACCCGATCCACTGGAGCGACCGGTTCGCCACCAAGGTGGGCCTGCCCGGTGTGATCGCGCACGGCATGTTCACGATGGCGCTCGTCGGCCGTGCGGTGACCGAGTGGGCCGGCTCCCCGGACGCCGTGGTCGAGTACGGCGTCCGGTTCACCCGGCCGGTGGTGGTGCCGGACGACGACGAGGGCACCGAGATCGAGGTGACCGCCGTCGTCCGGGACACCGGCGAGCCCGGACTGACCCGGCTCGACCTGACCGCCACCTGTCACGGCGAGAAGGTGCTGGCTCAGGCTCGGGCCGTGATCCGTACGCCGGCCTGA
- the nusG gene encoding transcription termination/antitermination protein NusG, whose amino-acid sequence MPEYDESAEAPDEQSAVATAGSAESVEAANESEFPTAEPEPDEDFDPVAELRQKLRYAPGDWYVVHSYAGYENKVKTNLETRITSLDMEEFIYQVEVPTREEVEVKNGKRLQVQNKVFPGYILVRMELTPESYSCVRNTPGVTGFVGATDRADRPAPLSLDEVLKWLAPAVETEAAKKAKPEIKVLDFEVGDSVTVTDGAFASLPATISEINADQQKLKVLVSIFGRETPVELNFNQVAKI is encoded by the coding sequence GTGCCTGAGTACGACGAGAGCGCCGAGGCCCCGGACGAGCAGTCCGCGGTGGCGACGGCGGGCAGTGCCGAGTCGGTCGAGGCCGCAAACGAGTCGGAGTTCCCCACGGCTGAGCCGGAGCCGGACGAGGACTTCGATCCTGTCGCCGAGCTGCGGCAGAAGCTGCGCTACGCGCCGGGTGACTGGTACGTGGTCCACTCGTACGCCGGTTACGAGAACAAGGTCAAGACGAACCTGGAGACCCGGATCACGAGCCTCGACATGGAGGAGTTCATCTACCAGGTCGAGGTGCCGACCCGGGAAGAGGTCGAGGTCAAGAACGGCAAGCGCCTCCAGGTTCAGAACAAGGTCTTCCCGGGCTACATCCTGGTCCGGATGGAGCTGACCCCGGAGTCGTACTCCTGCGTCCGGAACACCCCGGGGGTCACCGGCTTCGTCGGCGCGACCGACCGGGCGGACCGGCCGGCGCCGCTCTCGCTCGACGAGGTGCTGAAGTGGCTCGCCCCGGCGGTGGAGACCGAGGCCGCCAAGAAGGCCAAGCCCGAGATCAAGGTGCTGGACTTCGAGGTCGGCGACTCGGTCACGGTCACGGACGGTGCCTTCGCGTCGCTGCCCGCCACGATCAGCGAGATCAACGCCGATCAGCAGAAGCTCAAGGTCCTGGTGTCGATCTTCGGCCGGGAGACCCCGGTCGAGCTCAACTTCAACCAGGTCGCCAAGATCTGA
- the rplK gene encoding 50S ribosomal protein L11 has protein sequence MPPKKKLVKTFTLQLPAGQATPAPPVGPALGQHGVNIMEFCKSYNSQTESQRGDIVPAEISVYEDRTFTFVLKTPPAARLLIKAAGVQKGSGVPQSEKVGSVTRAQLREIAEKKMSDLNANDLDQAEKIIAGTARSMGITVKE, from the coding sequence ATGCCTCCGAAGAAGAAGCTCGTCAAGACGTTCACGCTTCAGCTGCCGGCGGGCCAGGCCACGCCGGCGCCGCCGGTCGGCCCGGCGTTGGGTCAGCACGGCGTCAACATCATGGAGTTCTGCAAGTCGTACAACTCGCAGACCGAGTCGCAGCGCGGTGACATCGTGCCGGCCGAGATCAGCGTGTACGAGGACCGGACCTTCACCTTCGTGCTGAAGACCCCGCCCGCCGCCCGGCTGCTGATCAAGGCCGCCGGCGTGCAGAAGGGCTCCGGCGTCCCGCAGAGCGAGAAGGTCGGCTCGGTCACCCGCGCACAGCTGCGCGAGATCGCCGAGAAGAAGATGTCCGACCTCAACGCCAACGACCTGGACCAGGCCGAGAAGATCATCGCCGGCACCGCCCGGTCGATGGGCATCACGGTCAAGGAATAG
- the secE gene encoding preprotein translocase subunit SecE, translated as MAEKNRRDEDDNDRLEDEAIDDVVDDDADDDEDEDEPVSRGGTATRARTKADSADSRPKTMTETGRVGIFGRLARFFREVVAELRKVIWPTRKELLTYTAVVVVFVAVVLTIVAGLDYAFARGVLWVFGGSS; from the coding sequence GTGGCCGAGAAAAATCGGCGCGACGAGGACGACAACGACCGTCTCGAGGACGAGGCGATCGATGACGTCGTCGACGATGACGCCGACGACGACGAGGATGAGGACGAGCCGGTCTCGCGTGGTGGTACTGCCACCCGGGCCCGTACCAAGGCCGACTCGGCGGACAGTCGCCCCAAGACCATGACGGAAACGGGCCGGGTCGGAATATTCGGCCGGCTTGCCCGGTTCTTCCGCGAGGTCGTGGCGGAGCTGCGTAAGGTCATCTGGCCGACCCGTAAGGAGCTGCTGACCTACACCGCCGTGGTGGTCGTGTTCGTCGCCGTCGTGCTGACGATCGTGGCCGGGTTGGACTACGCCTTCGCCAGAGGCGTGCTGTGGGTCTTCGGCGGCTCCAGCTGA
- a CDS encoding MaoC family dehydratase N-terminal domain-containing protein, producing the protein MSLDPSFVGRTYPPTAPYQVGREKIREFATAIGAEEPAYHDPEAARALGHADVLAPPTFPMTITMSASRQIIEDPELDIDYSRVVHGDQRFLYTRPVVAGDELVCVNTVEDIVARGGHGFLTTRTEVSTTAGEPVVTVWSKLVVRGEG; encoded by the coding sequence ATGTCCCTGGACCCGTCCTTCGTCGGCCGCACCTACCCGCCGACGGCGCCCTACCAGGTGGGGCGCGAGAAGATCCGAGAGTTCGCCACCGCGATCGGCGCCGAGGAGCCGGCGTACCACGATCCGGAGGCCGCCCGGGCTCTCGGCCACGCCGACGTGCTGGCGCCGCCGACCTTCCCGATGACGATCACCATGTCGGCGAGCCGCCAGATCATCGAAGATCCGGAACTCGACATCGACTACAGCCGGGTGGTCCACGGCGACCAGCGTTTCCTCTACACCCGGCCGGTCGTCGCCGGCGACGAGCTGGTCTGCGTCAACACGGTCGAGGACATCGTCGCGCGGGGCGGACACGGCTTCCTGACCACCCGTACCGAGGTCAGTACGACCGCCGGGGAACCGGTGGTCACCGTCTGGTCCAAGCTCGTCGTACGCGGAGAGGGCTGA